Proteins from one Desulfocurvus vexinensis DSM 17965 genomic window:
- a CDS encoding phage tail protein I, with amino-acid sequence MADLLPASATAQERALAEALARLSGVPVPVATLWNPDACPAALLPWLAWAMSVDQWEPEWTEAQRREVIRRCVAVHRIKGTRGALERAVGALGYTVRVREWFEEEPKGAPYTFRLEVEVDDRGISDGLYAQLRATAEAARNVRSHLAGLRAVSTVRGVLRTGTAALGGAVLRVLPWQPGEVAAPAAGARTGAALAAYHQITVQPSGGEHD; translated from the coding sequence GTGGCTGACCTGCTGCCCGCAAGCGCCACGGCCCAGGAGCGCGCCCTGGCCGAGGCCCTGGCCCGGCTGTCCGGGGTGCCCGTGCCCGTGGCCACGCTGTGGAACCCGGACGCCTGCCCGGCGGCGCTGCTGCCCTGGCTGGCCTGGGCCATGAGCGTGGACCAGTGGGAACCGGAGTGGACCGAGGCCCAGCGCCGCGAGGTGATCCGCCGCTGCGTGGCGGTACACCGCATCAAGGGCACGCGCGGGGCCCTGGAGCGGGCCGTGGGCGCCCTGGGCTACACGGTGCGCGTGCGTGAATGGTTCGAGGAGGAGCCCAAGGGCGCGCCGTACACCTTCCGCCTCGAAGTGGAGGTGGACGACCGGGGCATCTCCGACGGGCTCTACGCCCAGCTCCGGGCCACCGCCGAGGCCGCCCGCAACGTGCGCTCGCACCTCGCCGGGCTGCGCGCCGTGAGCACGGTGCGCGGGGTGTTGCGCACGGGCACGGCGGCCCTGGGCGGGGCGGTGCTGCGCGTGCTGCCCTGGCAGCCGGGCGAGGTGGCGGCCCCTGCCGCCGGGGCGCGCACCGGGGCGGCCCTGGCCGCCTATCACCAGATCACCG